The following coding sequences lie in one Lolium perenne isolate Kyuss_39 chromosome 2, Kyuss_2.0, whole genome shotgun sequence genomic window:
- the LOC127335124 gene encoding NAC domain-containing protein 4, with protein sequence MEQHEEQDEQRAMELPPGFRFHPTDEELITHYLAKKVADAQFAALAVSVADLNKCEPWDLPSLARMGEKEWYFFVLKDRKYPTGLRTNRATEAGYWKATGKDRDIFRGKALVGMKKTLVFYTGRAPKGEKSGWVMHEYRLDGKIHPAAGTSRGSRTTPKNEWVLCRVFKKCLVDVVSSSESSAAKKGGVGTEQIGSSVAAVTPLPPLLDMSGAPFDPAAHVTCFSNSALEAGQYFNPTATDHHGGTSPFLASFTQYGGQLHHGAGLSLVQLLESTGYHHHGQLACKGERLSASQDTGLTSDMNPEISSSSGQKFDHEPALWGY encoded by the exons atggagCAGCACGAGGAGCAGGATGAGCAGCGCGCCATGGAGCTGCCGCCGGGCTTCCGGTTCCACCCGACGGACGAGGAGCTCATCACGCACTACCTGGCAAAGAAGGTCGCCGATGCCCAGTTCGCCGCCCTCGCCGTCTCCGTGGCGGATCTCAACAAGTGCGAGCCCTGGGACCTGCCAT CGCTGGCTCGGATGGGGGAGAAGGAGTGGTACTTCTTCGTGCTCAAGGACCGCAAGTACCCGACGGGGCTGCGGACCAACAGGGCGACGGAGGCCGGGTACTGGAAGGCCACCGGCAAGGACAGGGACATCTTCCGGGGCAAGGCGCTGGTCGGCATGAAGAAGACACTCGTCTTCTACACCGGGAGGGCGCCCAAGGGCGAGAAGTCCGGCTGGGTCATGCACGAGTATCGCCTCGACGGCAAGATCCACCCAGCCGCCGGCACCAGCCGTGGCAGCAGGACCACGCCCAAG AACGAGTGGGTGCTGTGCAGGGTGTTCAAGAAGTGCCTCGTAGATGTAGTGTCGTCGTCGGAGTCGTCGGCCGCCAAGAAAGGAGGCGTGGGGACGGAGCAGATCGGGTCCTCCGTGGCCGCCGTGACGCCCCTCCCTCCACTCCTGGACATGTCCGGCGCGCCATTCGACCCGGCGGCACACGTGACCTGCTTCTCCAACAGCGCGCTGGAGGCGGGCCAGTACTTCAACCCGACGGCGACGGACCATCACGGTGGCACCTCCCCGTTCTTGGCGAGCTTCACGCAGTACGGGGGGCAGCTGCACCACGGCGCGGGCCTGAGCCTGGTGCAGCTCCTCGAGAGCACCGGGTACCACCACCACGGACAGCTTGCGTGCAAGGGCGAGAGGCTGAGTGCGTCGCAGGACACGGGACTCACCTCCGACATGAACCCCGAGATCTCCTCGTCCTCCGGCCAAAAGTTCGACCACGAGCCCGCGCTCTGGGGCTACTGA